From the genome of Clostridia bacterium:
AAAATCAACTTCACTTTATCCTCGGCTTCGTCGATGATGCGCACGATTTCGTTGAGGGCGCGCGCGGGAATGATATATTTGCCGTCTTTTTGCGCCTCGCAAGGCTTTTTGCACAATGAAAGCCTATACCCGTCCAAAGCCACCGCAGTCACCACGTCGTCGCATATTTCGAACAAACAACCCTTGAAGATAGGTCTGGTATCCTCTTGACTGGCGGCGAAACTGACCTTGTTGATGAGATCTTTGAGGTCGGCTTTGTCGATAGCAAAACTGCTCTTCTCTTCTATGCGATTCACCGCGGGATACTCGTCATATTCCATGCACTTGATGATGCTCTCGTTGTCGCCGTATTTGATGGTGAGATTCTTGCCTCCCACGCATTCGAGCGATATCACTTCGTCGTTGATGGTCTTGACAAAATCGGCAAATAATTTGCCCATCACCAATACTTCACCCTCTATCTGCACGTTCGCCGCCAAACGGGTGATGATGGACAATTCCAAGTCCGTCGCGGTCAACGTAAGGAATCCGTCTTTGGCTACCATTTTGATTCCTTCCAGAATGCTGTTATTCTTCTTGATAGGCATAGCTTTGCTCACTTTGAGTACCGCTTGCGATAATGCCAATCCGTCACACGATAATTTCATAATTCGTCTCCTTTTCTTCCTATTTATTCTTTTTGTTTAGTCGTATTATCCATCATAACGCGTGTTTGGAAGTTGAAAACTCGCAAAACAACACGATATTGTAGGTATTTTGACAGTTTGTCCGCTATATATGGGCTTGTCCGTGTGGACAACTTTGTGGATTATTTCATTCCTCTTTGTGGAATGGTGGGTTACTTATTGAGTACGAGGTTTTTGATGTCTTCCACGATGCGTTCCGCGTTTTTGTCCGTGCCGATCATACGTCCTATCTTATCCCGCGAAGAGATGATGGTGGAGTGATCTTTGCCGCCGAAAAAGTCACCTATTGCCTTGAGGGGAATGGACGGCAGCAGCACGGTGATGACGTAGATGGCGTATTGACGTGGAATGACGAATTCCTTGTTTTTTTGCTTGCCCAAGAGGTCTTCTTCTTTGATATTGAAGTAATTGGAGCAAACCGTTACCACCGTTTGCATGGTGATATTTTCCTTGGCCGTCATCACGCTGTCGTGCAAGGCTTCCTTGGCAAATTCCACCGTGATACAATCGCACTTGTTGAGTTTGGCGTACAGCAATACGGTTTTGAGCATACCGCCCAAAATACGGATATTGGATTTTTCCGTCTCGGCCAGATAATACAGCACTTCGACGGGTACGTTCATCAACATACTATTGGCCTTCTTTTGCAAAATGGCAACTCTTTCCTCGAAAGAAGGATAGTCTATCTTGACCAATATACCCGACGCAAAGCGGGAAGAAAGTCGTTCGTCGAAGAACGAAAGGTTGTTGATAGGTCTATCCGACGTCAATATGATTTGCTTATTGGCGCCGTAGAGATCGTTGAATATATGGAACAACGCTTCCTGCGTTTTTTCGGCCTTTTCCAAAAACTGTATGTCATCTATCATCAATACGTCTTGCGTGCGGTACTTTGTGTTGAAGTTTTGCATAGAATCCGCGTTCTTGTTGTTGCGAATGGACGAAACGTAGTCGTTGGTGAAGTTTTCGGCCGTGATATAAAGCACCTTATATTCGGGATTGTGCTCCATCAAATAGTTGCCTACGGCGTTCAAAAGGTGGGTTTTGCCGAGACCGGGGCGGCTGTAGATAAACATGGGGTTGTAGTAGGACCCCGGCTCTTCGGACACCGAAAGAGCGGCCGCGGCGGCTATGCGGTTGCTGTCGCCTATGATGAAGTTGTCGAAGGTATATTCCTTGATGAAAGGCAAGCCGACGTTCTCGATTTTATTCTCGGGAGAGGTGATATTTTCTTTCTTGTAAAGGTCGGTTTCCGACTCCAAAATGACTTTGAAATCGGAAAACGGCGCGTTACAATTTTTCATGGCGTCCAATATATTGGGGCGGAAGTTCTTATCCAACTTGTCTTGGATAGACTTCAAATTGACGGCCAATATCAAAGTCTTGCCGTCGTTGTCGTAGGGTATGGCTTTCTCAAAGTAAAGTTGATAAGCCACCGAACTTACCGAAGGGAGTATTTTTTGCAATATATCGGACCAAATCTCTTTTATATCCATATCGTTTCCTTTGTTTACGGCATGTATGTGTAGGACGCTTCGCCCACGTAGTCGGTGAAGTCGGCGTCCGCGTTGCGCGCAAAGTCGCAGTTGGCGGGCAGATAGGTGTTGACGATATTCATCACCGCGGTTTCGAAGTCGAGATTGTCGGCGTCGTCTTTGATGAAGGACATCACCATTCTGTTCTCGTCGTAGTCGAAGTCGTTGACGAACGAGGTCACCAACGAACGGTTGAGTTGCACGTCGTCGTATTCGACCATCAAAGTAAGGTACAAAGTATCGGGCAGCAACGCCACGTTTGCGGATACGCCCGCTTGCGTCATATCCACCTCGACGGTAGCCAAAATGTAGGCTTCGGCCGAAGTAATATCGAAGTCGTCCGTTGCCGTCGCTTTGGACACCGTGGTCTCCCACGAGGCGAACAGGTCGTTGTCCTTCGCGCCCACAAAGAAGATGCTGTCCACGTCTTGCACGTAAGCGCCCTTCGTATAGGTCAATCCCGTCACCAACTTATTGGCGAACGCACGGTCGGTGACGTGTACGGTCAATCCGACGTTTGTCACGTCTTCGGTGCCGTTCTTGACGTTGTACGAGGTGTAGGCCTTGCCGTCCGTATCGTGCAGTTTGCAGATGATGCTCTGCATGATCTCGTCCGACTTGTCTACGCCCGCCGTGGTATAATCCGCACGATTGACGCCCAAATTGGTGACTATCTCGTGATAGATATTGTTGAGCTCGATATAGCCCTTGCCCAAATTGCTGTCGGCGGCGTAGTTGCCGTACGCCTTGACGTAGGCGGACAATTTGGTATCCAGCATATCCCGCAGTGCGTCGGTCACGCTGTCGCAGATGGCGTCCACGTCCAACTGACTCTTGATATTGAGCGAATCCACGTGGGACAAGTTGTTGAGGAACTTCTCCAAGTCGCCGTCCGTCGTGCCATCGCTCAACGCGAAGCGGTTGATGGTCAGGTTGGTCTCGTAATTATCGAGAGCGTCGCGGGTGGTACGCGTGGTCATATAGAACACGGAAGGCAACGCGTTGGACGTCGCTTTGGCTTCCACTTTGACCGTGATGGTGATGGTCAACACGCCTTCGACCTGGTCGTACGACAATTCGACCGACGTGACGTCCACGTTTTCGATGGACTCGGACGTGATGGTGATGGCGTTTTGACTCTTGATAAGGCTCGCCAACGCTTTGTCGGACAACTTGGCGCCGATTTGAGCGCCGTCGTAGCGGTACAAGCCTTTCTTGGCGTAGGCCACGAGGTCGGCGGACAAAGACAGCCCGTTATCGGTGATATCGGCGTCGGTATAACCCGTCAGATTGAAGGTAGAGGCAAAATTGTTCTTGAGGTCGTTGAAGATATTGCCGCCGCCGCTCTGGAACCAATCCTTGTCGGGGCGTTTGTCCGCGGCGAAGAAGTAGTAGACCTGCATTTGGTCGTAGAAGTCCTTTTCGTCCGCTTCCGTAAAGGTGTTGGCGTTGTATCTCGCGCCCGCGTTCACGGGGCGACCGTCCACCCAAATATACATAGAGTCGGCGAAGTCGGCGACGTATTGCGCCTTGCCCAACTCACGCATACGATACATCAAAGTCTCGGGATCCGTCTTGTCGGGATCGGTGGCGGCCGTGTGCGTGTCGTAATAGTCGGCGATGCCCGAGATATCCGTCTCCACCATATAGTGCGCGGTGTTGTACACGCTGTCGCCCGTGCCGTTCTTTTCCAACTTGCCGTCGGTCAGATAGGCGAAAAGGGTGGGTATTTCCAGATTGCCCTCGTTGTATTTGATATTGCCCAAAGCGGACAACTTGGTCTCGAACACGTCGCTGATATTCTCTTCGACGGGCGCTACCATATCGCTCATTTTGAGGGAGAAGTCGAGACTCATCGAAGCGGACAACTTGTTGAGACGGCCGAAGAGGTTCTCGGTATCCGCTTGGTCGAGGTTGTTGATAGACACGGTCGTATAATATTTTGCGCGCGGCGCGTTGTGCTCGTCCAAGAGGGGTTGGTCATGCTCGTCCACGGGCTGTACCAGCCAAGTGGTCGTGGTGAGGTAGATCACCTCGGGCAGCAGTTTGGCGTTGGCGCCGGCGGGATTCATCGTCACCTGCACAAAGGTTTTGAGGGTTTGCTGGGAGATATGCACGGCCAAGATTTTGGCTGTGCCCAGCGTCTCGGTACCGTTTTTCACCTCTATACCCTCTTTGTACATACTGCCGATGATGGCGGCCAGGCGTTTGTCGGTGGCGTAGGTGGACAACTCGGCGTAGGCGCGTGTATCTTGATACAGTTTCGCCATGCTGATGAAGGTATCGTCTACCACCAGATCGCCCGCGTTTACTTTTTCAGTCGTCAACTCCTTGCCGTCGGCGATATAGTAGTTGGCGTTGAGGTCGTGGTAGAAGGCGGCTTCGTCGTCCGAGGTAGGCGCTTTGGCGGCTTGGTCGATGCCGAACACGGCGGCGTAGGCCGCCACGTCTACCGATTTCACCACCGTTTGGGTGTGAACGGCGTCGGCCAAAGTGACCGTTGCGTCCTCGCTTGCGGGATCGCGGCCGAACTCACGCATCAGGCGGCAGAGGTCTTGGTCGTCCTCGGCGTTGGAAGCGTAGGGTACATAGGTCGCCATAAACTCGGGATCCGCTTTTTGCTCGGCGGTGGGTTTGTTGCTCAACTTGTTGATGGTGTTGAACACGTTTTCCAACTGCATCGCCGTAGCGGGCGTGTTGCCGTAGACGAAGTTGACGTTTTCCTCTATCGTCTCGAACGCGCCCGAAACGGAAGTGCTCACTTGATCGGTGATTTTGGCGCTGTCGAACGTGGCGCCCGAGAATATCTTGATGAGTTTGAAGAGATCTTCCGTCACTGTGGCGTTGCCGTTGACGACGAGGTCCGAGGAGAACCGCGCTTCGGCTGTATAATTGCCCGCGTCGTTGTACATCAAAATAGACGCGGTCAGATACACGTCGTCGGGCAATAAGGTATCCATGCTGAAGCCCGCCGCAGGCTCTTCGGCGTCGCCGCCCGCCGCCGTTTCTTCCATCAATTTGGCGCGGAAGATAAAGTCGGCGTAGGTGGTGCCGTTCTCGATGCGGTAGGTGCAGTTGACGATATCCAACCCCTTGATGGTGTCGGTGTTGCCATCGGTGAGGTTGTTCAGTTTGCCGCTCTTGGACAGCAGGTCGGCCAAAGCGGCGCCGTCCACGTTGACTTTCAGTTGGGCGAGGGTGCGCGTGTCGCGGTACAGACCTTGCTTGATCACGTGGCCCTCTCCGTCCTTGACGTCACGGAAGAGAATGCTGTCCGCGTTCATTTTGGACTTGATATCCACGTTGTCGCCGAAGAGGTCGTCGGCTTGCCACGCCTCGGCGAGGTAGTATTTGCTTTGCAGATCGTCCAGCATCGCCTGCCCCGGCGTGCCCGTATACTGGGCGGGCGCATAGGTGGAATGATACATGGTGGCGAGCACGTTCTTTATTTGGTCGGTGCTCAAAAGGTCGGCGTCCGTCAAGGTCTCGCTGTCGGCGATCTTCTTCTTGCTGAAGCCCTGCACGATCTCGTAGAGAGAAGGCAGTATCAACGTGCCGTCTTTGACGCCTATCGTGCAGTACAATTTGTCTTTGAGAGTGTCGAACACGGTTTGGAACGCCGAGTCCACTTTCTCGCGGATGCCGTCCAAATCGAAGGAAGACTCGCCGCCGCCCAAACAGCGCATCAGGGTAGACAAAGTAGTGATGACCTTCAGCGAGTATTGCTCGTCGAACGCGTTGATGAGGAAGCCGGTGGCGTCCGTGCCGTCCTCGTTCGCGCCGACGTAGGTGATATTGCCCGCCTGGTCGGTGTGCATATAGATGGTGATGCCGAAGCTGAGACTTTGCGGAATGGCGTCTATAAACGTGTGGAGTATGGCCTGCTCGCTTTCGAGCGCTTTGCCCAACAGGTTGGAGATGGACAGCGTGGCGCGCAAGGACAAGGTGTACACGGTGGTCTCGCCTTTTTGTTTGATTTCCATCTTGCTCATATTGAGGCCGGAAATGAGATCGTTGACGTTGTCGGAGGGGGCTTCGGCTTCGCCGCCCGCGGCGGTGTTGCCCTCGGCACCGTTGATGAACCCGTCCAACGTGCCGTCCTCTTTGGCGCGGATGAAGAGAGACAGTAACTGCTTGTCTTGCAGATTGACCTTCATTTGGTCGTTGTTCCGCAAATTGATGCCCTTGATGTCGATGGCCGAAGTGATACCCGCGATATTATCCATATTGAGCAAGCCGCCCTCTTGCCAAAACGCCTTTTCCACGCCGTACTTATCTTGGATTTCGGTATACAGTGCGTCTAGATCGCCCTCGGTGGGCGTGGTCATTTCGGGATTGGAGAACAAACACTTCAATACGGTCATGAAGAGATAGGGCGTAATGCCCTCTTGCCCTTCGGGATCGTAGGCTTGCATCATAGAGAGAAGCATCTGCACGTGCGCCAGGCGCAGACCGACCGTCTTGCGCTTCTCGGCGCGGTCGATATCCACAAAGGAGAGGGGAATGCCCTTCTCGTCCAACGAAGCGAACACGGACACGACCTTTTGGTTGAGTTGGTTCATCACGGCGGGGGTTTCTTCCCCTTCTTTGGTTTCTTCTCCCGTCGTTTCGTCGCCGAAGAGTTTGGTATCGCCTACCGCGGCGTTGATGATCTTGGCCAACTCGCCCTGCAACTTCTCGCTGTAATTGTTGATTTTGATATAGGCGTCGCGGTCTTTATCCAAAGGATAAATGCCCATGGTGACGAACAGCGTCTTGGGCAGAATGCCCTTGACGACGCCGAAGCCCACGTTGGTAAACTTGGCGGCCTGGGGCGACAACTCCGCCAATTTGTTCTTGACGGCGTCTTGCAAATCCTTGTTGTTGAGCAACGCGCGGAAGCGCATCTCCAAGGTCACGGCGACGTAGGTATTCTTGTTGTAGTCGTCGATATCGGCTTGGGTGGGATCGTCGGGCAGATTCTTTTTGTGCTCGATGATCACCTGCGGAATGAGGACGTAGTCGGGCAGATAGACGGTGCTGAGGTCGATGCCCGCCTCGGCGGTGCCCATCGTCTCGTTGAGGTCCACGTTGGACAGCACCTGCGACACCACTTCGCCCACCAAAGCGGCGATTTGGTTGCCCGTTATCTCGAAGGTAACGCTCTTGATATTGGCGGCGTAGTTCTCGTCCTTGGTGTGGTCGAATTGCCCCAAAAGACCGCTTTCGGTGAAGTCGAAATGCAGTTCGGACAACAGGCTCTGCAACGCGTCGGCGCTTTGTTCGGCAACGCCCGCGCCCGTTTCGCCCGCGCCCTCTTCGCCATCGCCCGCTTCGGCCAGTCTTGCGAGGGGTTCCGTGCTCAGGAAGGCCTCGACGTACTCTTTTTGCTCGGCGGCGGTACTATTTTCGCTTTGTTCGGTCAACCCTTGGATATTCACGGCGGACAAAATTTTGGCGATGGTCAAAGGATAGCGGTTGGCGCTGACGTAGTAGTCCAACACGGTTTTTTCCTTGTCCGAGGCGCCGTCGTACACGTTTTTCCATTTTTTATTGGCGCTGAGTTCGGTCAAGACGGCGGCTTTCTCCTCGGCGGACAAAGCGTTGTATTCGGCCGTCAATTCGGTCGTAGAGCGCACTTTTTGGAAAAGGTGCGCGTTGAGTTCGTCGTAGAAGGTGGACAAATCCTCTTCGGTGTAGGTGTCCGTCAAAATCTTCTTGCGGTTGCGTTCGCCCGAATAGACGCCGCTCATCAACTTGATGGCCGAGCCGAATTTGACGCCGCCTATCATAGGCGAAACGAATTTGTTGAAAGCGATGGCCGAGCCGCCGATGATTGCGGCAATGAAAAGGGCTACTATCACCAGGCAGATGATGCAGCAGGTCAGACAGCGATGGCTTTTCTTGCCGCCGCCGGAACTACCCATGGTGACGGGATTGGTTGCTTTGCTCATAATTCTCCTCTTATTTCTGCCCCCGAGGGGGCGCGCTTCTTTGCGATGAATGCGCGATGCGCATACGCGGTGCGCACGCTCTTTATTTAATGATTATAGCACGCGCACGCGCGAAATGCAAGTGCCGACGCCAAAATTAACCGCCGATTGGAGGATTTTTCCATGAAAATCCGCCGAAAGACGGACAAAAACGGGGCGAAAAGGGCTGTTTTATCCACATTTTATCCACATCGGGGCACATTTTGTGGATAAGACGGTGGACAAGCCTATATGTAGTGCCGCGCATTTTCGCGCGGTCAAGCGGGTTCGCGCGCCCTTCTCTCTTGCCTTTTTCGCGGGAGTGTGGTAGACTGTAGCGGGAGGTGGCGTATGGTCATCGTTACGGGTGCTACGGGCGCTATCGGCAGGGAGATCTGTCGCTTGTTCGCCGCGGCGGGTGAAAACATAGCGGTTTGTTGTCACAAACGAGAGGAAGAGGCGGCGGCCTTGTGTCGGGCGCTATCGGATGAGTACGGCGTGCGCGCCGTTTGGCGGGCGGTGGATTTGGCCGATCCCGCGTCGATTCGGGCGGCGTTCGACTATTTTTTGTCCGTCTACGGGCATTGCGACTACCTCGTCAACAACGCGGCCGTGTCGCTGGTGAAGCCCGTGTCTATGATGAGCGAAGCCGAATGGGACGAAGTGATCGCCGTGGATCTGACGGCGCTTTTCCATACCTGCCGCGCCGTGCTGGACGGTATGTACCATCGCGGCGGCAGTATCGTCAACGTGTCCAGTATGTGGGGCGCGTTGGGCGCGTCGTGCGAGGTGGCCTACTCGGCCGCCAAAGCGGGGCTCGAGGGGTTCACCAAGGCGCTCGCGGAAGAATACGCGGGCACCGTGCGCGTCAACGCGGTGGCGTTGGGCTACGTGGATACGCCTATGAACGCGCACCTTTCCGCCGAGGAGAAGGCGGCCTTTTTTGCCGAGAATCCCACGATGCGGTGTCTGACGCCGCGCGAAGCCGCCGAGGCCGTCTACCGTGCGGCCGTGTCGGACGAAACGGGGCGGATCTTGCGCTTGGGGTGGTGACGTTTTCGATTGGCGGCAAGTGTCGCGGCAAACAACGCAATCAGGGGCGCCGCAGAGAGAAGCAAATTGCCCAATGGTAAGAGAAAACACAATACGTATAGGGCTTTTTGATACCGAATGAGGGTGCCGGAGGCGTAGCCCACGCCGCCCTCCCGATAGGAAGAGGGATAGACGGCGAGGTGAAGATACCCTTCGTCGCAATAGAAAAGCAACGTCAACGAACGGCCGTTCGCCCATCGGGCGAGGGCCGTTTTCGTATGCGGCAAGGCGAGGTCTTCCGCGACCAAACGGCTCCATTCGTCCAATAGTTCGGCCGAGTCGGCAAAGGCGTTCGCCACGTGTTCGACGGATATACTCGCTATTTCGACGGGGGTGCCGTAAACGTCGGCTATGCCGAGCGCGGCTTCCGCGTCTTGTGTCGGGGGCGGCAGACCGCGCACGAGTGCCGCCAGGGCCGAATAGGTGTCGCGCTCTTCCAACGTGAGGTACAACGCGTCGTTTGCGGACAGCGGCGCGTACCCGTTCGCCGTCACGGTGCGGTACGCCTCGGCGAACAGGCGATCGGCGGGGCTTGACGGACGAAGGAAACGCAGCCCTTGCGCGCATAGCGCCCGCCACGGTGCGTATAGGCGATCCCCTATCGCTTCGGTGAAGGCTCGGCGGCGGGCGACGGCGGCGGGCGTCACCGCCAAAGCGTAGTCCGCGTCCGCGATTATATAATATTGCCACAGCCATTCGTCCAATCGCTTGCGCTCGGCGGTCTTTTCTTCTGTCGACCGATCGTTCGCCAACGCCGCTTGGTAGGCGGCTTGGATTTGCGCGTCTTCGTAGCCGTCCGCGTTTTTTCGGCGCAGATTTTCGTAAGCGTAATCGGGGTTTATCTCGCCCGACAACAGCGCGAACAACAAGTATCGCTCTTCTTCCTCGCGTATCGTTCGTATGCACTTCGCGGGGTCGGCCGCTATCGCCCAACCGTCTACAATGCCGTACGAAATCTGCGTGACGGCGGGAGCAACGCCGTATTTCAGGCACGCGCCCCCTGCCGTCGTAAATAGAAGACTCAAAGAAAGAACCGCTATCACCTTGGCGGTCGGGCCGACGGCGGCCCTTCGTTTGGGGCGTAGCGGCGAAAGGCGCGAATACCGCCGTATGCGGGTTTTCCTTTTTCGGCGGCACCTATAGGTGCCGATGCCCCAATAATCGTGCAAAAATACGCACGCCGCGAGCACCCCGCCGTAGAGCAAAAAGAGTTCGCGCGCGGCAAGCAAAGGTAAAACGTGCGTGAGGTAGCGGTTTGCCCATCTCGTGCGTTCGGCCTCTTCGGCGGTCGTCACGCCCACCGAGGGCGGGTACTCGTCTTTTCCCAAGGCTTGGCCGAGCAATCTTGCGCCTATGGCGCCGCCGTGCAGGTTGCCTTCGTAGAGGGCGCGGTCGTGCGCCGCCGCCGCTTGCAGAAAAGAACGGAACGCCCGTTCTTCGTATTCCGTGAGGTCACGACGGGGCGAAACTGCGGCATAGTAGTCGAATAGGGGCTTTTCGGTCGGCGGCGTGTACCAGAATAATGCGCCCAAAGCGGTCGCCAATAGGTGCGAGAGGGGCGCGTCGGGCGCGTATGCGGGTGCGACGAGGGAAAGGGCGTCCTGCGTACTGCCCACCAAGTGCGCCAAAAAGTCCGAGATTCGGTCTGCGGAAAGGTCGAACCCCCGCGCGAAGGCGTTTATCGTCGCGGCCTCGTCGAACGCTTCCCCGAGGGCGAA
Proteins encoded in this window:
- the dnaN gene encoding DNA polymerase III subunit beta, translated to MKLSCDGLALSQAVLKVSKAMPIKKNNSILEGIKMVAKDGFLTLTATDLELSIITRLAANVQIEGEVLVMGKLFADFVKTINDEVISLECVGGKNLTIKYGDNESIIKCMEYDEYPAVNRIEEKSSFAIDKADLKDLINKVSFAASQEDTRPIFKGCLFEICDDVVTAVALDGYRLSLCKKPCEAQKDGKYIIPARALNEIVRIIDEAEDKVKLIFAEEKLMVEIGSTQFISRLIIGDYINYRNIIACDFNSYGVFSRDKFAESINRVSIISRSDKNNTVKLELNENMIWIDSRSEVSNIHETIPAEITGTDCVISFNCRYLQDILNSIEDEYIKINVKTSNSPCIFTPVDKDDYLFLVLPMRARA
- the dnaA gene encoding chromosomal replication initiator protein DnaA; translated protein: MDIKEIWSDILQKILPSVSSVAYQLYFEKAIPYDNDGKTLILAVNLKSIQDKLDKNFRPNILDAMKNCNAPFSDFKVILESETDLYKKENITSPENKIENVGLPFIKEYTFDNFIIGDSNRIAAAAALSVSEEPGSYYNPMFIYSRPGLGKTHLLNAVGNYLMEHNPEYKVLYITAENFTNDYVSSIRNNKNADSMQNFNTKYRTQDVLMIDDIQFLEKAEKTQEALFHIFNDLYGANKQIILTSDRPINNLSFFDERLSSRFASGILVKIDYPSFEERVAILQKKANSMLMNVPVEVLYYLAETEKSNIRILGGMLKTVLLYAKLNKCDCITVEFAKEALHDSVMTAKENITMQTVVTVCSNYFNIKEEDLLGKQKNKEFVIPRQYAIYVITVLLPSIPLKAIGDFFGGKDHSTIISSRDKIGRMIGTDKNAERIVEDIKNLVLNK
- a CDS encoding SDR family oxidoreductase gives rise to the protein MVIVTGATGAIGREICRLFAAAGENIAVCCHKREEEAAALCRALSDEYGVRAVWRAVDLADPASIRAAFDYFLSVYGHCDYLVNNAAVSLVKPVSMMSEAEWDEVIAVDLTALFHTCRAVLDGMYHRGGSIVNVSSMWGALGASCEVAYSAAKAGLEGFTKALAEEYAGTVRVNAVALGYVDTPMNAHLSAEEKAAFFAENPTMRCLTPREAAEAVYRAAVSDETGRILRLGW